One window of the Trifolium pratense cultivar HEN17-A07 linkage group LG2, ARS_RC_1.1, whole genome shotgun sequence genome contains the following:
- the LOC123908207 gene encoding uncharacterized protein LOC123908207 isoform X3, translating into MDQRNIRSPASVARQRRLRRKLILIQKRNIAFQPTSIPESSPNPMVVDNPSSVARQRRLERREKLKEKRTMFHVHRTHYAVRNGTIVEGSGGNSNIGVDEDNTVIFSSAEAREYSDIGDMNVVCPKCDALVWDLEKLKKNSHTSAFEVSLCCMRGKVTIPLMIEPPLLLKNLFNGVDARSRHFISNIRSYNNMFAFTSMGGKILKGENTGRGPPNFVIGGQNYHRIGSLIPNEGYRPKFAQMYIYDTEHEVTNRLSHFSDNSTGKNLDPSLVADLLKLMDDHNILVKSFRMVREFRQLNQNIPVQLRLFRNRTADVRVYNVPEISEVAALIVGDFDSSECGRDIVVREKDGHLQRIHETHSKFIPLQYPLLFPYGEDQYSEDIRRNSLTSSLSTKRRERVTLREFGAFRMQERHSEFSGLLNSKRLFQQFSVDLYSMIEAQRLSYVRNNQSNIRSGFLLGVEEAVSRGDVDASSIGSRVVLPSSFTGGRRYMFNNCQDAMAICKKFGYPDLFLTVTCNPTWEEIQRHLYKSGNSAPYRPDISCRVFQMKLEEMMNDFKKGKYFGKVIASLYTIEFQKRGLPHAHILLWLHRRNKLDSPKSIDSVICAELPDEALYPKLFSAVTRFMIHGPCGIARPSSPCMRNRSCSKFYPKKFVDRTTFDESGYPVYRRRDLGVTVLKKDVQLDNRSVVPYNPSLIMKYQAHVNIEFCNKSNCIKYLFKYITKGVDRVTATLQVGDEEVVDEIQQYYDCRYLSPSESIWRLFAFDIHRRWPPVQRLTFHLRDEQRVVFKDTTNLEDVLSRNRDKNTMFLAWMEANSEYDSGRSLTYCQFPTKFVYDSKKRRWKPRKQGQSIGRLTFVPHSNRELYYMRLLLNIQVGCTCFEDIRTVDGHVYDSYREACDELGLLANDREFIDAIDELSILGTGSYVRNVFSVLLLTSCMSDPGKVFEHQWENLSDGILFDRRRALNQPDLIIPSEELKQMCLIEIDKLLRRNGLTLTDFECMPKILSPEIDPYDNLLIYNELSYGSSEMLSKHDEYFKSLNEDQMHAYDIIVSAVNNKTGGMFFVDGFGGTGKTFLWNTLSFRFRSENKIVLNVASSGIASLLLPGGRTAHSQFAIPLNLTEESCCRIEKNSKKADLLVMASLIIWDEAPMINRSAFEAFDRTLRDIMSNHVGGASEIPFGGKTVVFGGDFRQILPVVPKGGRPDIVHATINSSPLWRFCTVLKLSKNMRLQSSSDMNEMKSLTDFAKWNLDIGDGKIGVDDDGQYLIEIPDDLCIKGSGDHVRDIVDAVYPELLENISNDDFFQDRAILTPTLELVEKVNDFVLSLIPGEASEYLSCDSICKCDEDVGIDRRWITTEFLNDIKCSGLPNHKLRFKVGVPVILLRNIDVSAGLCNGTRLVINHLGKTIIGARILNGSHGGEQVYVTRMKLMPSDSNAAITFERRQFPFSLCFAMTINKSQGQTLSNVGLYLPRPVFTHGQLYVAISRVKTRTGLKILIVDENGEASNTTVNFVYREVFQKI; encoded by the exons GACAACACTGTGATATTTTCTTCGGCTGAAGCGCGAG AATATTCCGATATTGGTGATATGAATGTGGTGTGTCCGAAATGCGATGCCTTGGTTTGGGATCTtgagaaattaaagaaaaattctCATACTTCAGCATTTGAAGTATCTTTATGTTGTATGAGAGGAAAGGTTACCATTCCGCTGATGATTGAACCTCCTTTGCTTTTAAAGAACTTATTCAATGGTGTTGATGCAAGAAGTCgacattttatttcaaatattagATCATACAATAACATGTTTGCTTTTACTTCAATGGGAGGCAAGATTTTGAAGGGGGAAAATACCGGACGCGGTCCTCCCAATTTTGTCATAGGTGGACAAAACTATCATAGGATTGGAAGTTTAATTCCGAACGAAGGCTACAGACCCAAATTTGCACAGATGTATATATATGACACTGAGCATGAAGTTACAAATCGTTTGTCTCATTTTAG tGATAATTCCACGGGAAAGAATCTTGATCCATCTTTGGTAGCTGATTTGCTGAAATTAATGGATGATCATAATATTTTGGTAAAGAGCTTTCGAATGGTTCGTGAGTTTCGCCAGCTTAATCAAAACATTCCGGTGCAGCTTCGTTTATTTCGCAATAGAACGGCCGATGTCCGTGTATATAATGTTCCTGAAATTAGCGAAGTTGCTGCTTTAATTGTTGGCGATTTTGATAGTTCAGAATGCGGGAGAGATATTGTGGTTCGTGAGAAGGATGGCCATCTTCAACGTATCCACGAGACTCATTCCAAGTTTATACCGCTGCAGTATCCGCTTCTTTTTCCTTACGGTGAGGATCAATATTCTGAAGACATTAGGCGCAACTCATTGACTTCCTCTTTGAGCACGAAGAGACGTGAGAGGGTCACTTTGCGCGAGTTTGGTGCTTTTCGTATGCAAGAACGACATTCTGAATTCTCCGGTTTGTTAAACAGCAAGAGACTTTTCCAACAATTTTCAGTGGATTTGTACTCAATGATTGAGGCTCAGAGGCTGTCCTATGTCAGAAATAATCAGAGTAATATTCGTTCTGGCTTTTTGCTCGGGGTCGAAGAAGCTGTTAGTCGCGGTGACGTTGATGCTTCTTCCATTGGTTCGCGTGTTGTTTTGCCTTCGTCATTCACCGGCGGTAGACggtatatgtttaataattgtcaGGACGCTATGGCCAtttgcaaaaaatttggttatcctGATTTGTTTTTGACTGTTACTTGCAATCCAACCTGGGAAGAAATTCAGCGACATCTTTATAAATCTGGTAACAGTGCTCCATATCGACCGGATATTAGTTGCAGGGTATTCCAGATGAAATTGGAAGAGATGATGAATGATTTCAAAAAGGGGAAATACTTTGGAAAAGTAATTGCAA GTTTGTATACTATTGAGTTTCAAAAGAGGGGTCTGCCACATGCTCATATTCTATTGTGGTTGCACCGGCGTAACAAACTAGATTCTCCGAAGTCAATTGATTCAGTCATTTGTGCTGAGCTACCCGATGAAGCTctatatccgaaacttttttcagCTGTAACAAGATTCATGATTCATGGTCCTTGTGGCATAGCTAGGCCAAGTTCTCCCTGCATGAGAAATCGATCATGTTCCAAATTTTATCCAAAGAAGTTTGTTGATCGAACAACTTTTGATGAAAGTGGCTATCCCGTATATCGTCGTCGAGATCTTGGTGTGACGGTGCTAAAAAAAGATGTCCAGCTTGACAATCGCAGTGTTGTTCCTTATAATCCATCTCTCATAATGAAGTATCAGGCCCATGTTAACATTGAGTTTTGCAACAAATCTAATTGCATCAAGTATTTGTTCAAGTACATCACCAAGGGAGTAGATAGGGTAACCGCGACTTTGCAGGTTGGTGATGAAGAGGTTGTTGATGAAATTCAACAGTATTACGATTGCAGATATTTGTCTCCATCGGAGTCTATTTGGAGGTTATTTGCTTTTGATATTCACAGAAGATGGCCACCTGTCCAGAGACTGACTTTTCATCTGAGAGACGAACAAAGAGTCGTTTTCAAGGACACCACCAATTTGGAAGATGTTTTATCTCGAAATAGGGATAAAAATACAATGTTTCTTGCTTGGATGGAGGCAAATAGCGAATATGACTCGGGTAGAAGCTTAACCTATTGCCAATTCCCTACGAAGTTTGTTTACGATTCAAAAAAACGTAGGTGGAAGCCAAGAAAGCAGGGTCAATCGATTGGTAGACTCACATTTGTTCCTCATAGCAACCGAGAATTGTATTACATGCGACTATTGTTGAATATCCAGGTTGGTTGCACATGTTTTGAAGATATTCGAACTGTTGATGGACATGTTTATGATTCTTATCGCGAAGCTTGTGACGAGTTGGGTTTACTTGCAAATGATCGTGAATTTATTGATGCTATTGATGAACTCTCAATTCTTGGAACTGGTTCATACGTTCGTAATGTTTTTTCTGTGTTACTATTGACATCATGTATGAGTGATCCAGGGAAAGTTTTTGAACATCAATGGGAAAATCTGTCGGACGGAATCCTATTCGACAGACGACGTGCTTTAAATCAACCAG atCTCATTATACCTTCAGAAGAGTTGAAACAGATGTGTTTGATTGAAATTGATAAATTACTGCGTCGTAATGGATTGACTTTAACTGACTTTGAGTGCATGCCTAAAATATTATCTCCAGAGATTGATCCCTATGACAACTTGCTAATATATAACGAGTTGTCTTATGGTTCAAGTGAGATGTTGTCCAAGCATGATGAATATTTTAAATCTCTAAATGAAGACCAGATGCATGCTTATGATATAATTGTCAGCGCAGTAAATAATAAGACTGGTGGCATGTTTTTTGTTGATGGTTTCGGAGGTACAGGGAAGACTTTCTTGTGGAATACATTGTCTTTTCGTTTTCGCTCGGAAAACAAAATAGTTCTAAATGTAGCTTCCAGTGGCATTGCTTCTCTACTACTTCCCGGTGGAAGAACTGCTCACTCACAATTTGCTATTCCACTCAATTTAACCGAAGAATCGTGTTGCAGAATTGAGAAAAATAGTAAGAAGGCAGATTTGTTAGTTATGGCAAGTTTAATTATTTGGGATGAAGCTCCGATGATAAATAGGTCAGCTTTTGAAGCATTTGATAGAACTTTGCGTGATATCATGAGCAACCATGTTGGAGGTGCATCGGAGATTCCATTTGGTGGTAAAACTGTTGTGTTTGGTGGTGATTTTCGGCAGATTCTACCAGTTGTTCCCAAGGGAGGTAGGCCGGATATTGTTCATGCAACTATTAATTCATCTCCTTTGTGGCGTTTTTGTACAGTTTTGAAACTATCCAAAAATATGAGGCTCCAAAGTTCTTCAgatatgaatgaaatgaaatcttTGACTGATTTTGCCAAATGGAATCTTGATATCGGGGATGGCAAAATAGGTGTTGACGATGATGGGCAGTATCTTATTGAAATTCCCGATGATCTTTGTATTAAAGGTTCAGGTGATCATGTACGTGATATTGTTGATGCGGTTTACCCTGAATTGCTTGAGAATATTTCAAACGATGATTTTTTCCAAGATCGAGCTATTTTGACACCGACTCTTGAGCTGGTTGAGAAGGTTAATGATTTCGTACTATCACTAATTCCAGGTGAAGCATCTGAGTATCTAAGCTGTGATTCAATTTGCAAGTGTGATGAAGATGTTGGAATTGATCGTCGTTGGATAACAACCGAGTTTTTGAATGACATTAAATGTTCTGGATTGCCTAATCATAAGTTGCGTTTTAAGGTTGGTGTTCCGGTTATTCTTCTTCGCAATATTGATGTGTCTGCTGGTTTATGCAACGGTACGCGGTTGGTTATAAATCATCTTGGGAAAACAATAATTGGTGCACGTATATTGAATGGTTCTCATGGTGGGGAACAAGTATATGTTACAAGGATGAAGTTAATGCCATCTGATTCTAATGCTGCTATTACTTTTGAGAGACGCCAATTTCCATTTTCCTTGtgttttgcgatgactattaataaaaGTCAAGGACAAACTTTATCAAATGTTGGATTGTACCTTCCAAGACCTGTATTCACTCATGGTCAGCTTTATGTTGCTATCTCGCGTGTGAAGACAAGGACTGGTCTCAAAATTTTAATAGTCGATGAAAATGGCGAAGCTTCTAATACTACTGTCAATTTTGTTTACCGAGAAGTATTTCAGAAGATTTAA
- the LOC123908207 gene encoding uncharacterized protein LOC123908207 isoform X2, with translation MDQRNIRSPASVARQRRLRRKLILIQKRNIAFQPTSIPESSPNPMVVDNPSSVARQRRLERREKLKEKRTMFHVHRTHYAVRNGIFKRTSRSGFRSKRRRINDLGLHSLEMEGSGGNSNIGVDEDNTVIFSSAEAREYSDIGDMNVVCPKCDALVWDLEKLKKNSHTSAFEVSLCCMRGKVTIPLMIEPPLLLKNLFNGVDARSRHFISNIRSYNNMFAFTSMGGKILKGENTGRGPPNFVIGGQNYHRIGSLIPNEGYRPKFAQMYIYDTEHEVTNRLSHFSDNSTGKNLDPSLVADLLKLMDDHNILVKSFRMVREFRQLNQNIPVQLRLFRNRTADVRVYNVPEISEVAALIVGDFDSSECGRDIVVREKDGHLQRIHETHSKFIPLQYPLLFPYGEDQYSEDIRRNSLTSSLSTKRRERVTLREFGAFRMQERHSEFSGLLNSKRLFQQFSVDLYSMIEAQRLSYVRNNQSNIRSGFLLGVEEAVSRGDVDASSIGSRVVLPSSFTGGRRYMFNNCQDAMAICKKFGYPDLFLTVTCNPTWEEIQRHLYKSGNSAPYRPDISCRVFQMKLEEMMNDFKKGKYFGKVIASLYTIEFQKRGLPHAHILLWLHRRNKLDSPKSIDSVICAELPDEALYPKLFSAVTRFMIHGPCGIARPSSPCMRNRSCSKFYPKKFVDRTTFDESGYPVYRRRDLGVTVLKKDVQLDNRSVVPYNPSLIMKYQAHVNIEFCNKSNCIKYLFKYITKGVDRVTATLQVGDEEVVDEIQQYYDCRYLSPSESIWRLFAFDIHRRWPPVQRLTFHLRDEQRVVFKDTTNLEDVLSRNRDKNTMFLAWMEANSEYDSGRSLTYCQFPTKFVYDSKKRRWKPRKQGQSIGRLTFVPHSNRELYYMRLLLNIQVGCTCFEDIRTVDGHVYDSYREACDELGLLANDREFIDAIDELSILGTGSYVRNVFSVLLLTSCMSDPGKVFEHQWENLSDGILFDRRRALNQPDLIIPSEELKQMCLIEIDKLLRRNGLTLTDFECMPKILSPEIDPYDNLLIYNELSYGSSEMLSKHDEYFKSLNEDQMHAYDIIVSAVNNKTGGMFFVDGFGGTGKTFLWNTLSFRFRSENKIVLNVASSGIASLLLPGGRTAHSQFAIPLNLTEESCCRIEKNSKKADLLVMASLIIWDEAPMINRSAFEAFDRTLRDIMSNHVGGASEIPFGGKTVVFGGDFRQILPVVPKGGRPDIVHATINSSPLWRFCTVLKLSKNMRLQSSSDMNEMKSLTDFAKWNLDIGDGKIGVDDDGQYLIEIPDDLCIKGSGDHVRDIVDAVYPELLENISNDDFFQDRAILTPTLELVEKVNDFVLSLIPGEASEYLSCDSICKCDEDVGIDRRWITTEFLNDIKCSGLPNHKLRFKVGVPVILLRNIDVSAGLCNGTRLVINHLGKTIIGARILNGSHGGEQVYVTRMKLMPSDSNAAITFERRQFPFSLCFAMTINKSQGQTLSNVGLYLPRPVFTHGQLYVAISRVKTRTGLKILIVDENGEASNTTVNFVYREVFQKI, from the exons GACAACACTGTGATATTTTCTTCGGCTGAAGCGCGAG AATATTCCGATATTGGTGATATGAATGTGGTGTGTCCGAAATGCGATGCCTTGGTTTGGGATCTtgagaaattaaagaaaaattctCATACTTCAGCATTTGAAGTATCTTTATGTTGTATGAGAGGAAAGGTTACCATTCCGCTGATGATTGAACCTCCTTTGCTTTTAAAGAACTTATTCAATGGTGTTGATGCAAGAAGTCgacattttatttcaaatattagATCATACAATAACATGTTTGCTTTTACTTCAATGGGAGGCAAGATTTTGAAGGGGGAAAATACCGGACGCGGTCCTCCCAATTTTGTCATAGGTGGACAAAACTATCATAGGATTGGAAGTTTAATTCCGAACGAAGGCTACAGACCCAAATTTGCACAGATGTATATATATGACACTGAGCATGAAGTTACAAATCGTTTGTCTCATTTTAG tGATAATTCCACGGGAAAGAATCTTGATCCATCTTTGGTAGCTGATTTGCTGAAATTAATGGATGATCATAATATTTTGGTAAAGAGCTTTCGAATGGTTCGTGAGTTTCGCCAGCTTAATCAAAACATTCCGGTGCAGCTTCGTTTATTTCGCAATAGAACGGCCGATGTCCGTGTATATAATGTTCCTGAAATTAGCGAAGTTGCTGCTTTAATTGTTGGCGATTTTGATAGTTCAGAATGCGGGAGAGATATTGTGGTTCGTGAGAAGGATGGCCATCTTCAACGTATCCACGAGACTCATTCCAAGTTTATACCGCTGCAGTATCCGCTTCTTTTTCCTTACGGTGAGGATCAATATTCTGAAGACATTAGGCGCAACTCATTGACTTCCTCTTTGAGCACGAAGAGACGTGAGAGGGTCACTTTGCGCGAGTTTGGTGCTTTTCGTATGCAAGAACGACATTCTGAATTCTCCGGTTTGTTAAACAGCAAGAGACTTTTCCAACAATTTTCAGTGGATTTGTACTCAATGATTGAGGCTCAGAGGCTGTCCTATGTCAGAAATAATCAGAGTAATATTCGTTCTGGCTTTTTGCTCGGGGTCGAAGAAGCTGTTAGTCGCGGTGACGTTGATGCTTCTTCCATTGGTTCGCGTGTTGTTTTGCCTTCGTCATTCACCGGCGGTAGACggtatatgtttaataattgtcaGGACGCTATGGCCAtttgcaaaaaatttggttatcctGATTTGTTTTTGACTGTTACTTGCAATCCAACCTGGGAAGAAATTCAGCGACATCTTTATAAATCTGGTAACAGTGCTCCATATCGACCGGATATTAGTTGCAGGGTATTCCAGATGAAATTGGAAGAGATGATGAATGATTTCAAAAAGGGGAAATACTTTGGAAAAGTAATTGCAA GTTTGTATACTATTGAGTTTCAAAAGAGGGGTCTGCCACATGCTCATATTCTATTGTGGTTGCACCGGCGTAACAAACTAGATTCTCCGAAGTCAATTGATTCAGTCATTTGTGCTGAGCTACCCGATGAAGCTctatatccgaaacttttttcagCTGTAACAAGATTCATGATTCATGGTCCTTGTGGCATAGCTAGGCCAAGTTCTCCCTGCATGAGAAATCGATCATGTTCCAAATTTTATCCAAAGAAGTTTGTTGATCGAACAACTTTTGATGAAAGTGGCTATCCCGTATATCGTCGTCGAGATCTTGGTGTGACGGTGCTAAAAAAAGATGTCCAGCTTGACAATCGCAGTGTTGTTCCTTATAATCCATCTCTCATAATGAAGTATCAGGCCCATGTTAACATTGAGTTTTGCAACAAATCTAATTGCATCAAGTATTTGTTCAAGTACATCACCAAGGGAGTAGATAGGGTAACCGCGACTTTGCAGGTTGGTGATGAAGAGGTTGTTGATGAAATTCAACAGTATTACGATTGCAGATATTTGTCTCCATCGGAGTCTATTTGGAGGTTATTTGCTTTTGATATTCACAGAAGATGGCCACCTGTCCAGAGACTGACTTTTCATCTGAGAGACGAACAAAGAGTCGTTTTCAAGGACACCACCAATTTGGAAGATGTTTTATCTCGAAATAGGGATAAAAATACAATGTTTCTTGCTTGGATGGAGGCAAATAGCGAATATGACTCGGGTAGAAGCTTAACCTATTGCCAATTCCCTACGAAGTTTGTTTACGATTCAAAAAAACGTAGGTGGAAGCCAAGAAAGCAGGGTCAATCGATTGGTAGACTCACATTTGTTCCTCATAGCAACCGAGAATTGTATTACATGCGACTATTGTTGAATATCCAGGTTGGTTGCACATGTTTTGAAGATATTCGAACTGTTGATGGACATGTTTATGATTCTTATCGCGAAGCTTGTGACGAGTTGGGTTTACTTGCAAATGATCGTGAATTTATTGATGCTATTGATGAACTCTCAATTCTTGGAACTGGTTCATACGTTCGTAATGTTTTTTCTGTGTTACTATTGACATCATGTATGAGTGATCCAGGGAAAGTTTTTGAACATCAATGGGAAAATCTGTCGGACGGAATCCTATTCGACAGACGACGTGCTTTAAATCAACCAG atCTCATTATACCTTCAGAAGAGTTGAAACAGATGTGTTTGATTGAAATTGATAAATTACTGCGTCGTAATGGATTGACTTTAACTGACTTTGAGTGCATGCCTAAAATATTATCTCCAGAGATTGATCCCTATGACAACTTGCTAATATATAACGAGTTGTCTTATGGTTCAAGTGAGATGTTGTCCAAGCATGATGAATATTTTAAATCTCTAAATGAAGACCAGATGCATGCTTATGATATAATTGTCAGCGCAGTAAATAATAAGACTGGTGGCATGTTTTTTGTTGATGGTTTCGGAGGTACAGGGAAGACTTTCTTGTGGAATACATTGTCTTTTCGTTTTCGCTCGGAAAACAAAATAGTTCTAAATGTAGCTTCCAGTGGCATTGCTTCTCTACTACTTCCCGGTGGAAGAACTGCTCACTCACAATTTGCTATTCCACTCAATTTAACCGAAGAATCGTGTTGCAGAATTGAGAAAAATAGTAAGAAGGCAGATTTGTTAGTTATGGCAAGTTTAATTATTTGGGATGAAGCTCCGATGATAAATAGGTCAGCTTTTGAAGCATTTGATAGAACTTTGCGTGATATCATGAGCAACCATGTTGGAGGTGCATCGGAGATTCCATTTGGTGGTAAAACTGTTGTGTTTGGTGGTGATTTTCGGCAGATTCTACCAGTTGTTCCCAAGGGAGGTAGGCCGGATATTGTTCATGCAACTATTAATTCATCTCCTTTGTGGCGTTTTTGTACAGTTTTGAAACTATCCAAAAATATGAGGCTCCAAAGTTCTTCAgatatgaatgaaatgaaatcttTGACTGATTTTGCCAAATGGAATCTTGATATCGGGGATGGCAAAATAGGTGTTGACGATGATGGGCAGTATCTTATTGAAATTCCCGATGATCTTTGTATTAAAGGTTCAGGTGATCATGTACGTGATATTGTTGATGCGGTTTACCCTGAATTGCTTGAGAATATTTCAAACGATGATTTTTTCCAAGATCGAGCTATTTTGACACCGACTCTTGAGCTGGTTGAGAAGGTTAATGATTTCGTACTATCACTAATTCCAGGTGAAGCATCTGAGTATCTAAGCTGTGATTCAATTTGCAAGTGTGATGAAGATGTTGGAATTGATCGTCGTTGGATAACAACCGAGTTTTTGAATGACATTAAATGTTCTGGATTGCCTAATCATAAGTTGCGTTTTAAGGTTGGTGTTCCGGTTATTCTTCTTCGCAATATTGATGTGTCTGCTGGTTTATGCAACGGTACGCGGTTGGTTATAAATCATCTTGGGAAAACAATAATTGGTGCACGTATATTGAATGGTTCTCATGGTGGGGAACAAGTATATGTTACAAGGATGAAGTTAATGCCATCTGATTCTAATGCTGCTATTACTTTTGAGAGACGCCAATTTCCATTTTCCTTGtgttttgcgatgactattaataaaaGTCAAGGACAAACTTTATCAAATGTTGGATTGTACCTTCCAAGACCTGTATTCACTCATGGTCAGCTTTATGTTGCTATCTCGCGTGTGAAGACAAGGACTGGTCTCAAAATTTTAATAGTCGATGAAAATGGCGAAGCTTCTAATACTACTGTCAATTTTGTTTACCGAGAAGTATTTCAGAAGATTTAA